CTCCTTTGGACATCACAGCTCTGCAGAAGGACCAACCCtcataagccccgcccccccCTCAAAACCTTCAGATTTGGTCACAAGGAAAAACATCATCTCATTGAAAAAGACCACCCTTTCACTGAGGAAATTGTGATTCAAACCTTGCATCTTGTCTATCAGTATCCAGTTGTTGGAAAATTAGCCCCGCCAGCACTTCATTCACCTTTCGTATGAGGAATCATCCTTCTGACAGAGTTGCCAACACTAGTTTGAACCCCCTTAGCTGTTCCCCTCTGTGATTCCTCATATTCTTAGCAAGACATTGTTATCTGTTGGAGTGGTGCTATTATCACAGTATATAACAGTGATGCAGGTCAACAGCATATGACCTGTAAGGCCATTTAACTGGAAACACTTGTGCCGTTCTTCACCGACTAGCCCTCCACACTACCCTTCAATCACTGGATGTTCTGTGATTCTTGAGAGCGGAGTGTAAAGTGGTTAATAATTGTATAGATGTTCTAAAAATGACCCACAAAATAAGCAATGAAGTGTTGAACAGACATCTTCAGGAATCATTTGACAATGCATATTCTAGGACCAAGTTTTTGGACTTCCCAGACAGAGTACAGATACAGACCCCGCTGCCTCCCTGCTGTTGTTTCACGTTAAGTGATCTGATGCATGATACTGTTGCACAACTCGTACCATAAAAGAATACTTTCCTACTTGTAGTCAATATTTGGGGCATTTATTATTTGCACTGTGCAGGATTTTTCCAAACCTGTGGAAGAAGACATGTAATTTCTTTTAAAACCGTTGGATCCCTTGTAGTGTGCACATGGTTTTAGAGCTCACGTTTAACACAAGAAAGTGTTTCCTCTTGGAAATTGACTGGGCATcagagaaactgcagttttttttaattctttgttATCATTCTTTATCATTAAAAGAGAACACCAAAGACCATTTTCCTTTCTTGTAtaatgatatttttttttatcttctgtTTTACTGTCCTTTTTATTTCGCTGCCTTATCGCTGTCAGCCAATCAAAAACTAATAGGTCTTTGATCAAATCTCTGGATTTGATttgcttatcttttttttcaccttttttcagattttataAATGATATTGATGATATTTGAATGGTGTTTGTAACCAATAAACTCAACAACATTGGGCCACAAACTACCAACCATTGCCCATGTTCAAGAATTTGACAAGATTAACCAAGTGTACCTAATTGCATAGAACTGGAACAGTCAGGTCTGTTTGACCCAGGCCTGTTGCCACTGATGCCTGCCAGTATCTCTCCCTGGATCGACTCCAGTTTGCGTGCAGTGCGGTGTAGTGCAGTGCACTCTTGGCCAGCCCGCCACACTCTCCAAGGGATTCTGTTTACACCATGTTTTGAAAAATGGGGTTTGTAGTCTAGAGAGTAGAAGGCAACTTCGCTGTGAAGGCAGTCACAGACCCATGGGATGGAAATGCTAATGCTTTGCCCAGCGTTTCAGAGCTGTGATGGCCCAAAAAGTGTCTGAAGTCTGTCATGAATTTTTAGTGTGGCGCCAAGAATATAGAGTACTTTTTATTGCATTTAATGCTAACCTATTTTGttgattatttctttttttgaaggTGTCTGCCTCCTGCAGTTTTTGACCCACTTGTGGTTGTTTCTAATGCCGTGAtgctaaaatagaaaaaaaaaagactaacatGAGGTCCCATTGAAGCATGATGACTGTGTACAAActgttgtgtgtatgttgtgtatgcgtgtgtattGTACACTTCACTATTGGTGTGTTTTAATACACGCCtacctttcacaataagagcCCACTCCCATCCTGCCTGTCTGTTATCTAGTTGTAGTTGCTTGGTCATCCAAGATATCCCCCATCCTCCCCCAGGTATACATCCACcagtgtttaaaaaacaaaggctAGTTTTATATGTCAACCTATATTATAGGAACTCTTTGTTGTAGCTTGTTTAATGGGACTGTGAATATCATTGACTGACTGAATAATGATGATGCTCTTGTAATTAaatgggttaaaaaaaacaaagtgacatTCCTTCAACATGCCCTTCCTCCATCCTTGCTCCAGATACATGTTATTAttacagtataaataaatatgtaaaaagtatatgaaaatataaataaatatgtaataagAACAAACTTTTTCCTCCCTAAAAATGTCTCAGTCTCGTTTTTCCTGAGCTATACTTTGAGGTTTTATATCACGGATTTCAGCCCCTACTGGCTCTGAATTGTAGCCGATCACATTATATGATATTAAGCCATACTTGGTAGATGTTTTTCCTAGCCAGGTGGAACAGATGGTGTGCAAGATGCAGTGGTCTGGATACTATGTCCATCGGCCTCAAGTACAGACTTGTTCACCCATCCTTGTAGATTTAAATGAACACTTAGCTGAAAAACAAGTCTGATACGCGGATgtgaaacctttaaaaaaaaaaaaagctacagaATGAAAAACCCACATTTTTTTAGGGGAAAATTATAGGTGTCAGTCTGTGGTTGGCTATGCCCCTAATGGACAGGTGGAGCCCCGCCTAATTGACTATGTCTCCCAGGCCTCCCTGCTCCAGTAATTTCCCAGCACCACAAATTACAGTGTGTCACCGGGGTGCACCAAGGGCATAAACTGGGTCATGCCACCAGAGGATAAGACGCTCCAAGAAGCGGTCAAATGCACTGATGCTCGGGAAATGTGTAATACATTTGCTGAATTCATTCTGCAGATTTGTTATGTTTGACTTCCATCATTGTCAAACTGTAGTTGCTGCAAGGCTTTCGGCTGAAATGGGAGAAAAGACATGAATAGAAGAATACTAACAAAAGGttgtgcacatgcacagtacatATAGGCTTGAGACAAAACTGATGAAAGGTCAGGATTGCAAAATTATACTGGCCCCTTGAACACTGAATTTTTGTGCTGCTTTATCATCATTTCAAGTAAAACTGGAAGTACAACATCTTAGATAATGTTCCTTTGAATTGTATTGCATCATTATGACGTCAGTTCACGATGCTATAGTTCATCCATCCTGGTGTAGGCTGTCATAGATGCCCACTTTTGTATTGAACTTACCTAGACTCCAAAAGAACTTATAAAAGTGTAGCTGTGTTGCCTAAGGAGACAAAAACCCagctatgctagcagctctCTGAGGCTGTACTTAAGAACAGCATTGTATGCATGCTGTACTGTATGCTAACGCCCTCACAAGGACAATGCTATCATGTAGATGCCTAGCAgatatgtttaccatgtttaccatcttagtttagcatgctaaAGCACTAATCTAAGGTACAGCTGAGGGGAATGTTCTTCATTTTGAAGGCATTTAGTCAACAAAAGTGTTGGACCAAGTGCTGGTGCTAGTTAAAAGGTCAAGGCATcgccaaagttattacaattcatcctgaatgtctgtaccaaatttcatgacaatccatccaatagaaaTTTCACTcagaaccacaaatgtcaacctcgtGGTGGTGCAAGAGGAAAAGTTTAGGACCAACAAAGTCATAAGGATAAATTGTCTGGggatcatgaatgtctgtacaaaattttGTGCAAAATGAACTTAGCGGATAAGTTCATTTTGACGTGTGCTGGTGGTGCTACAGGAAACATCAGGGGATTAAACAAAGTCATTAcgattcatcctctggagaccATGAATGCCTGCAAAAAAATCCATGAAATAGTTGTGGACCAACAGATGGACCTTGACACAGTGCCACGCTTCTTGTACAGCTAAAATCGTTAAATGTTCGTTCTGTCTTGACTTGGAAACCTGCATGAAGACATTTGATTTGAACCCTGTGACCCAGGTTAAAATGTATTAACCAGGGAAAACATTCAGTCTGGATTAGTCAGAGTTGGAAATCCCACAGCGTGATCCTGTGCAACTCGAAGAAAGCTCAGTCTCTTAACTAACCTGATAGTCTTAGGGAGTGCTGCCCAAAAGCCTCCATGCTAATCTGCTGAGTCCACTGTGGCCAATGAGGCCATTCTGCCTGTTTAAACTAGATGAATGGATCAGaaggagattttttttctgttgagacatGTCCTCTATCATATCTACTGTACTGTTTGTAACCGGCCCCCGCAGTGGGTACTCAGAACAGTGTTAAGGTCAAACGCATATTGATCTGCTctgttaaaggtccagtgtgtaacgtgtttagttgttcattatcaaaatcttgattgcccgttcacaaacttgtcctttttcatgaatatttacctccaccatcaattccaagtattccttttggcttgaaattttacatttgcattcgcatgaactggggtagacgctccatattcatgcgtcatcttgaaatacgttagccagtaagggacatacaggacatactgctccgcctttcgcattttcgctgtcacatgataatctcacaggtgctgctaatgctgctaatgggtgtcgtagcttcccggccccggcaagtttgaagaaggaaacatagaggaccacacatattcaaaatccaaaaatTTCAGGAaaaggagtcttcttcttcgcccagaaaaagaaaaaggatattgaaaagagcaagagaccgactttttgaagcgtgaagactaccgtagctgtaatacgtactttgaactgcgttgtgcgagagagttgattgcgatatatgatctcaacgctagatgggagaaattcctacacattggacctttaaagggtgtctctgtctttcttcttcACAGAGTTGAACAATTGTTTCCATTTACAGCTTGGCATGCTCTTACCCCTTAGCATCTCTCCCAGTCTCTCACTCCCAGCCATACCATTTCCAGGACAGGTGTTTTCACATGGAGGCTGCTGCAGCGTGTGCCATTTTTGGGGCATACTGAGCACATTCCCCTTGCTACAGTTGTGAGAAAATAGCCCATAACTGAGAGCAAGTCGAGGCAGGCCACAAGCCACTACAAATGTAATGGAGACATTATGGTCCCACcaggagatggagatggagcaaATGACTGTGCAGCTTCAGTTCATACAAGGACAGACAGGTGGTCATAACAGTAAAATATGGCAGATGTTGGACACAGTCCTCCTCACTGTGTAGGGTTGTAGTTTGTAAACGATCCACAGTCAGCTAACCCAGGATGGAGTTTTGCCTACTCTGCATGTTTTCTATACAGTGAGTTTTTGATCACTGCGATTTACAAAAATtataatcaattaaaaaaaagattaaataaattaaaaaaaaataacgattAACTAAATGAACATAACCAACTAAagtagatagataaataaaaataagcaacaaaacaaaatacaataaaaatgaccccagaaataaataaataaatgaaaatacaataaccaacaaaattaaaaagtaaacaTAACTCACTCAGAAAAAATTTAATTAGCtaacaaaatgaataaaataaaataaaaaatagataacttacaaattaaataattagccaactaaataaataaaatacaagaaaacatAGATAACTAATTaaacaacataataaaatagcttactaactaaaatgaaatcaaataaatgaatacaaaattcTTTAATCTTTTATAAATATAATCCTAAAgacttacatttaaaaaaaaaaaaaaaaaaacacggcaTTAGAGCATTCAGAGAAAAATAACATACATTTAACACCAACATCAagtttgtatttcatttgaatTGAAGCCAACTATAAAGTTGTATGCTCAAAACTGTTAAGACAAAGTCAGCATTTAGGTTAAGTGTAGTTAGGAGATGATTAGCGGATATTAAAGGTGCGGTAAGGAAAATTACGCGCACTTCCGCTTTAAAAGCGGAGCTGTGTGTAGCTGGAGAGAGTCGCTGTGGCGATGCCGAGCCCCGGATCTGCCTTCAGTAACCGCCGGCCTGATCTCTGCTGCACAGTGCGCAGTGTAGGCGCCGTCATCACAGTGGACTAGTTCACCTGCGGAGTAGACAAATATACGACCGACGGATTTGAACTCTCATTGTTTCCTACAGGCTATGTGACAGCCGGCAGACGGAACTTTACGCAGGGAAACAGCAGGTGAGTCTACGAGGCTACACCTGACGGATAATTCACCTCGCTGGATTTGAAACCAGTTTGTATTCTGCTCCCAACTCCACTTGTTGATGGGGCACTAACAGGCTATCCCAGCAGTCACACCGCTGTGATATAGCCTACTTATGCGTACATTTATAAAACCCTGTCCGACGGCAGGGCCAAGGAAGTTTTAAATGGTTATGTTTTGTGCCAGATGGTGGTGATGTTTGGCGACCGGTAACAGCTCGCGACATCAGATCGTATTGCACAGGCTGCCACCGGGGTGAGGTGCGGCATGGGGAACCAGATGGAAAAGCTGTCACATCTAAGTTACGCAGAAGTTCCCACAGTGGACCCGAACGGCGTAGACACGGAGGAAGGTCCGCGGATCGGCGTCTCCTACATATTTTCTAACGACGACGACGAGCTGGAGGAAGGCTGCGCGGTCGATGCCACCGATAAGGACCCGAATCAGGAAGAGAAACCATACGACCAGCGCGACGAGGTGGAGTGCGCCGTCTACAACAGAGATGAATGCATTTACGAGAAGAGCGTCAAGTCTGCCAACCTGGAGGTTTACTCCCCGGAGAATCTACTAAACAAATGTAAAGCAGGGGACCTGGTGGAGTTTGTTGCTACCGGTCAGTTCCCGCACTGGGCTGTGTACGTGGGGGACTTCCAAGTGGTGCACCTGCACAGAGCCGAGGTGAAAAACAGCTTTTTGACAGATGCAAGTCAAGGGAGGAGGTGTAGGGTTGTGAACGACTTGTACAAATTCAAATCTCTGGGTCCGGACATGGTGGTGCAGAACGCGATGGAACAAGTGGGCTTAAAGGACCGAGAGCTGAGCTGGAGGAACTCGGAGTGCTTTGCCGCCTGGTGCAGGTTTGGCAAGAGGGAGTTCAAGATGGGTGGTGAGATACGGATAGGCAAGCAGCCCTACAGGTTGAAAATATTCATTTCCGAGAAACATTCGCACATGTTAGAGTTTCAGAGTTTGGAGGACATGATcatggagaagaggaggaacGATCACCTGGGCAGGACAGCCGTGTTGCAGGAGCTGGCTACTCACTTCAGCAGCGCGGAGGAGATCAAAAGTGAGCCAGGCGCTGACTGATGGCTGCCCTTCTACTgctcttctaaaaaaaaattgatttgcAAGTAGAGTAGCCTTTATCGAACATTAACTGTTACACCCTACTTTAATCTATAGCAAGCCTTCactcaagttttatttttaattgggGCACACACATCACTATTTCTACTCGaatattgtcattttaattgttttcacGCGAGTCTATAGGCTATCACTGTAATTGCCTTAAAGCCACAATCACATCCTCAGATGCTTAATGGCCTTAGCAATTATGAATTAAATTTTGGGGGGAAATTTTAATTTGATTGAATTAGTTGATAGGCCTGTTTGTAGCTCCGACAGCCCCTCCACAAAGAATGTATAGCCTAGTTTTATAAAAACTTTACACATTTGTCTCACTGTGCTACTCAACTGTCATGATTCTGAGTGACTGTTGTTCTATTCATGGTGTGTCCTGTTATTTGATCTTGTGTGGTTTAACTTCATCCCTCAGCTCACCCAGACGGAGCTGCTCGCTGAATACAAGACGGATTATTTCTGGCTTTTTAAGGGTGATTCTCACACCAGCACATGTTGGAGAAAATGTTGTTGCGCTTGTGTTACACTGATCAAAGTCTGTCTTACCCAAAGTTCAAGTAAATCATGACTCATTGTCTCTTTTGACCCTTCTGTCATATTGTTTTACTTGCATGCGCAATAATAAGAATTTCATCAATTTCGGTTGTATCAATTAATACTGAGAACAGTATGTGCTGtaagtgtttttaaaatgctCGTTCTGTCATCTTCATGTGAGCTCTCAAACTTTAATAGAAAATAGTTTAATTTCTTGGGTTTAAAAGGTTAACAGTTTGAGCTGCTGCAGAAGAAACCTCAAAATGATTGTCAATACAGAGAAAAGCTGAAAAGACTCTTGAAGATCGGAGTTGTTATGTAAAACAAATagctagggctgtgtattggcaagaatctggtcATACGATACGTTTCACGATaaatgggtcacgattcaatatattgcaatatatttcgatactgtgcgtaaggtgatatattgggatttttttaaagtataattttagaaaaactaatttaaaaaaaaaagacgtgtataaaagtcaaagaagtttactttaggtaaacaattcagt
Above is a window of Sander vitreus isolate 19-12246 chromosome 14, sanVit1, whole genome shotgun sequence DNA encoding:
- the lratd2a gene encoding protein LRATD2a produces the protein MGNQMEKLSHLSYAEVPTVDPNGVDTEEGPRIGVSYIFSNDDDELEEGCAVDATDKDPNQEEKPYDQRDEVECAVYNRDECIYEKSVKSANLEVYSPENLLNKCKAGDLVEFVATGQFPHWAVYVGDFQVVHLHRAEVKNSFLTDASQGRRCRVVNDLYKFKSLGPDMVVQNAMEQVGLKDRELSWRNSECFAAWCRFGKREFKMGGEIRIGKQPYRLKIFISEKHSHMLEFQSLEDMIMEKRRNDHLGRTAVLQELATHFSSAEEIKTHPDGAAR